The DNA segment AGGTCGACCCCATTCTCCAACAGCAGCCCCTCTATACCGAGTAGTCTGAAGGTAATGCTGATCAATGCCACGATAGCCAGATTAGTGCCTAAAAACAGTACAATTCTCATCATTTTCGGTTCACCAGGTTAGGAATTCCATTCTTTGTGAATATTGGAGCATTGATGATTGATTTCAAGGGAAGTTCCCAATAATTAGGGGGTTCGAACGAAGGGTTCGAATCATGGCCTGCCTCGCAGTCAAATAAAAAGGGGGCCATTGGGGGGTTACACGAGAGATAGTTGCCACCTGATGGGCAGGGATTGATTCGCCTACGGCTCACCCCTTCGGGGCACTTTCGCTTTGCTCAAGCGTCCTGCGGCGCTGCGCGCCTGGTCGAACGAAGGGTTCGAATCAAATCCTGCCTCGCAGTCAAATAAAAAGGGGGCCTGTTGGCCCCCTTTTTATTTGGCGGAGAGGCAGGGATTCGAACCCTGGGAGGGCTACAAACCCTCAATGGTTTTCAAGACCACCGCATTCGGCCGCTCTGCCACCTCTCCGAAGGGGCGCTAGGATACACTAAACAACCTTGAAATATCTACTAATTACCACCACTTTATGTGTATTGATCTTTTCGCCAGGAGCGGTATCCTGTGCTGAACGAATCGAGGCAATGACTGTCTCATCAATGAGATTGATTTTAGGGAATTAATCAGGAGATAACGCCAAAATGAATCGTCTAGATATTAGCGCCGCCCGTCCTGCGGAGTCCGTGCTTTCAACTAATAAGTTGATAAAAAATACTTATATGCTGCTCTCCATGACGTTGCTGTTCAGCGCGCTTACGGCGACCGCATCCGTTTTTCTTGCCGTGCCCGGTTGGACCTATATGGCCTCCCTGATCGGCGCCATCGTCCTGATCTGGTTCGTTTTGCCACGTACGGCCAACTCCTCTACCGGACTGGCAGTGATTTTCGGTATTACCGGTCTGATGGGATTCGGTCTCGGGCCGATCCTGAATGCCTACCTGAGTATGGCCAACGGTCCACAGATTGTGGGAACCGCCATGGCCGGTACGGGTATCATCTTCCTCGGCCTGTCTGGTTATGCCCTGACCAGTAAACGGGATTTCAGCTTCATGGGTGGTTTTCTCATGGCTGGCCTGCTGATGGTCTTTGTCGCTATGTTGGCTGGACTGTTTTTGAATATGCCTGCATTGCACCTGGCGATTTCAGCCGTTGTGATCATGCTGATGAGCGGTTTCATCCTGTACGATACCAGCCGCATGGTGCATGGCGGAGAGACCAATTACATCATGGCCACCATTGGCCTGTACCTGAATATCTACAATCTTTTTGTGCATCTGTTGGCACTGCTCGGAGCACTCTCCGGGGAAGATTGATTGTAATTAATTTTTGCAATGAAGCCCCGGCAATGCCGGGGTTTTTTATTGAAGGAGTACAATTGCGATGGATTGGACAAAGATCATCTGGGCTCTCTTGCTGGGCGCGATGATTCTCTTTCTCTGGCCCCGTGCCAAGCATATGCTCAAAAACAGCCCAAAGGCGGAAAAAGGGGATTGGCAGGCTGTGGTACTGCCGATGGCCTTTGTCATCGGATTTGTGATTCTGCTCATCATGATGGTCTAGCCCGGGCACATCTAGTTCGCGCTAGCCTATCTTTTCAAGGCCACCCATATAACCGCGCAGTAGTTCAGGAACAGTGATTGAACCGTCGGCCTGCTGGTAGTTCTCCATCACGGCGACCAGGGTACGGCCTACGGCCAGACCCGATCCGTTCAGGGTATGTACCAGTTCTGGCTTGCCGGTCTCTGGATTGCGCCAGCGTGCCTGCATGCGACGTGCCTGAAAGTCGATGAAATTGGAGCAGGATGAGATCTCCCGGTAGCGGTTCTGACCCGGCAGCCAGACCTCCAGATCGTAGGTCTTGGTGGATGAAAACCCGATATCCCCGGTACACAGGGTCACCACACGATAGGGTAATTCCAGCTTCTGCAGAATTGCCTCGGCATGGCCGGTGAGCTCTTCCAGGGCCTGAAAGGAGTGACTGGCGGCAACCGCCTGGACCAATTCAACCTTCTCGAACTGATGCTGGCGAATCATACCCCGGGTGTCCTTGCCGTAAGATCCCGCTTCAGAACGGAAACAGGGTGTATGGGCTACCCATTTGCGCGGCATATAATCGGCATCGATGATTTGATCCCGAATCAGATTGGTCACCGGTACTTCAGCGGTGGGAATCAGATAGTATTCAGACTCGCCACAGAGCTTGAACAGATCCTCCTCGAACTTCGGCAACTGACCGGTACCACGGAGACTGTCGGCATTAACCATATAGGGCACATAGGCCTCGGTGTAGCCGTGTTCCGTAGTATGGGTATCCAGCATCAACTGGATGAGTGCCCTATGCATCCTTGCCAGAGGCCCCGCCATTACGGCAAAGCGAGAGCCGGTGATCCTGGCCGCCGCTTCGAAATCGAGTAATCCGCTGGTATCACCAAGATCCACATGATCCTTGGGCTCGAAATCAAATTCACGAGGTTCCCCCCAACGCCTCTCTTCCCGGTTATCCTCCTCATCTCGCCCCGCCGGCACCGATTCATGGGGCAGATTTGGAATCCCGAGGGTGATATCCGAGAGCGTCTCCTGAACCTTGCTGAGTGCCTCCTGGGATGCCTTCAATTGATCCCCTAGGGCAGCCACTTCAGCCAGCAGCGGCTCAATATCCTCCCCCGCCGCCTTGGCCTTGCCGATCGACTTGGAGCGACTGTTACGCTGATTCTGCAGCTCCTGGGACTCAACCTGCAACTGTTTGCGCTGGGCTTCCAGCGTACTGATCTGCTCAGTATCGAGCTGATAACCTCGGCGAGCCAACTGCCGGGCCACCTCATCCAGATTGTTTCTTAACAGTCGCGGATCCAACATCGATTATTCACCCATATTCACGTGTGCGGACCAACTTACAACATGGCCCGGTTCTACCCATTGATTCAAATCGTGCAACACCCTCTCCACCTGCTCCGGCAGGTCGAAGAACTCAACCACCAGCGGCAGGTCCATGGAGATGTCCAGTAACGAGGCTTCATGGGCCTTGCCTGAACGCCCGAAACCGGCAATGCCGCGAAATGCGGTAACCCCCCTGACCTGCTCTTCCTGATGGAGAAAATCGAGCAATTTACCCAACTGATGATCACCTTCGGTCAAATAAACCCGCACCATGGTCACTTCAGTCTGTTTCATAGCTGTCTCCCGACCACCAGGCCGAACCAGCAGGCCAAGACACAAGCGACGACACTTAGCAGAATATTCAATCCGGCCTTTAACAACTCTGCCTGCTCAAGCAGGTTGAGTGTCTCGATTGAGAAGGTGGAAAAGGTGGTAAAGGCACCGAGAAAGCCGATCAGCAGAGCACCGCGTAATTCCGGTGAAACCGTGGTGCGTTCCAGCAGCAGGACATAGAGAAACCCCATCACCAGTGACCCCAATACGTTCACCACCAGGGTGCCATAGGGAAAACCGCGGCCAAGCAGTCCATACACACCATTGGATACCCAAAAGCGGAACAGCGCTCCAGCAGCACCGCCGGATGCAATGGCAATCAGCTGATTCAATCTCGAAACCTTTAATTGATATAAAGGCGGGATTATAACCGCAGTTACCCGGTGTCTGTTAACACTAATTTGAGTGCCACTGATCTGTCCTGTTGGACATGACATCAACATTCAAATCGGGCTTAGAAGCTTAGGTTTCTGCTTAGAAATCCTGGCGGCTCACTAGAAGTCCCAACGATAACCGCCATAGAAGAAATAGTCGGTAAAATCGGTCACTTCAATGCCATCGTCTTCCTCGAACCAGTTGAGCCCACCCTCCAGTTCGAAGGTCATGTTCTTGCGGTAACGATAATCCATGCGGAAAAAGGGGCTGATTGATTTGCGTGAGCCATCATTGTCATCATTCTGCCGATAGGAGAGATCGATGCGGGGATTGATTCGCCAGGCGTTGGTTATGGGGTAGCGACTGCTGACGCCCACCCTGAAGGTATCCGAGGTATTGGCATCCGAGTAACGCAGGCTGAGGATACCGATATCCCCCTTTTTCAAGAGATCGTTTTTAATCACCTGGAAGGTATAGAAGAACTCGTTATCCGTCTCTTCGGTGGCCGGCACTCCACCGGATTCCGGGGTTGCGCCGGTTTTGCTGACTGTTATGTCACCACTCAACTGCAAGGTTTTCGAGAATGGGCGATTGATACCGAATGAGAATGAGGTTGTCTCCGCGGTTCGATCCCGCGCCAACTCATAGATCTCATCATCCGTATAGAAGTTCTGCAGCTCTTCGATCGACTCGATTACCAAGGAGGTATCTGGATCGACCTGTCCACTCAATGCATTCGATGTGCTCAATATGGGGGTATTGCGATAATCGAGATTCATATACATGCGGGTCTCGTCCTCAAGCCGCCAGTTACCCTGCAGCATGAAGATACTCACCTCTTCATGAAAGATATCGTAATCGAGGAGACTGAACAGGGATTTTTCGGGATCGAAGTAGCGGACTTCTCCACCTATTGCCCGTCTGTCCACCAGGTCATCGACACGCTGCTCCACCATGAAGAGACTGAGGTCCCAGTTCTCGAAGATACTCGAGATGTCCGCGCTGAGACCGGCAAACTGTTTATGCTCGTTCAAAAATGTGTCCCGTGAACGCTCTACCGGTAGACCGGCTGTGGCCCGAAGATTGATATCAGGGGTCAGCTCGTATCCCAACACAAGGCCATCAAAACGGTTAAGAATGCCACTGGAACGCAACCGCTGGCGACCAAATCGCGCACTGGTGCGACTATCCAGGTGTTCCACGTCGATATAGGCATCGCTGAGGGATGTATCATTCCCATCACCATCGTCCAACAGGTCATGAATGTAGCTGCCGGTAATCTTGAAGCGCAGATCGACTTCCTCACTCTTACGTCTCGAATTGAGATCGATGAAGGTCTCGATCTCGGAGCGGGTAACGCTATCCTCATCCTCCACGAACGGGCTGTCGATGCTGTCCCTGCGGTAGTTTTGAGAAATACTGCCATAGGTGTCCCAGACAGCCTTGGGACCATCCTCGCCCTCTTCCCCCTGCTGTTTTTTACGCAGTGATTCTTTCGGCCTCTGCGGCGCTGTTTCCAGACCCAGCAGGCGTTGCCAGACACGTTCCGCATCCTCGCCCTCCGGATACTTCTCCAGGTAGCGTCGGTACTCACCTTTGGCATGGGCAATCTGGCCGTTTCTTTCACGTGACAGACCCAATAGCTCAAGCGCCTCCTTGGTGTAGATATTTTCCGGCTCCTCCAGCAGCGCTTCGAGCAGGCGCACCGCCTTTGCATAGTCACCTGCGGTGATGGTGCGCCGGATCATCTCCATCATCTCGGTGAGACGGGGATCCACATCCACCAATTGAGGCTCTTCCATCAGTGCATCACTGAAGAGATGCTCAATTCCCCGGTCGAAAAAGGCTTGCCGCCGCTCCTGGATGTCCGCGGTATCGACCCAGGCATCAGGGTAGAATTTTTTCACCGCCTGCAGATGCTGATCCGCCTCAATCTTGGTGCGAAAAAAACCGAGCCGTAACCGATATCTCGTGGCTTCCTCAACCTTAGCCTTGGTTGTGTAAAGCAGCTGATTCTCATTCACTGGCACAGGGGGTATCTCGGTAAAATCAACCGCTTCAGACTGAGTGCTGAGATTGATCACATAGATGACCAGAGGGAGGGATTTGACACTCAGCGGCGCGCGGGTTTCCGGTACCGGGATATCCACCGCTTTGCCCAGTGACCCCGCCATACCGGAAATGCGTGGAGAATCCGGCAGAATGAACTTCATGACATAAAAGTCGCGGCCCTGATTGATCCTCACTCCACTGACCGGCGTGGCGAATGATACCAGGAGTGTGGATGTGCCGA comes from the Candidatus Thiodiazotropha sp. CDECU1 genome and includes:
- a CDS encoding Bax inhibitor-1/YccA family protein, which gives rise to MNRLDISAARPAESVLSTNKLIKNTYMLLSMTLLFSALTATASVFLAVPGWTYMASLIGAIVLIWFVLPRTANSSTGLAVIFGITGLMGFGLGPILNAYLSMANGPQIVGTAMAGTGIIFLGLSGYALTSKRDFSFMGGFLMAGLLMVFVAMLAGLFLNMPALHLAISAVVIMLMSGFILYDTSRMVHGGETNYIMATIGLYLNIYNLFVHLLALLGALSGED
- the crcB gene encoding fluoride efflux transporter CrcB, which encodes MNQLIAIASGGAAGALFRFWVSNGVYGLLGRGFPYGTLVVNVLGSLVMGFLYVLLLERTTVSPELRGALLIGFLGAFTTFSTFSIETLNLLEQAELLKAGLNILLSVVACVLACWFGLVVGRQL
- a CDS encoding DUF190 domain-containing protein codes for the protein MKQTEVTMVRVYLTEGDHQLGKLLDFLHQEEQVRGVTAFRGIAGFGRSGKAHEASLLDISMDLPLVVEFFDLPEQVERVLHDLNQWVEPGHVVSWSAHVNMGE
- a CDS encoding tetratricopeptide repeat protein, encoding MQRNNQLKFYPWLLLLVLFFCGQAEAATQVLDRIELTTEGDDNVINVYFNIPVRYVSHLINEAGSEVGVQLKLGQTADVELTDLVESDQLTWSPTAAVPLEKVEFQGNIIGTSTLLVSFATPVSGVRINQGRDFYVMKFILPDSPRISGMAGSLGKAVDIPVPETRAPLSVKSLPLVIYVINLSTQSEAVDFTEIPPVPVNENQLLYTTKAKVEEATRYRLRLGFFRTKIEADQHLQAVKKFYPDAWVDTADIQERRQAFFDRGIEHLFSDALMEEPQLVDVDPRLTEMMEMIRRTITAGDYAKAVRLLEALLEEPENIYTKEALELLGLSRERNGQIAHAKGEYRRYLEKYPEGEDAERVWQRLLGLETAPQRPKESLRKKQQGEEGEDGPKAVWDTYGSISQNYRRDSIDSPFVEDEDSVTRSEIETFIDLNSRRKSEEVDLRFKITGSYIHDLLDDGDGNDTSLSDAYIDVEHLDSRTSARFGRQRLRSSGILNRFDGLVLGYELTPDINLRATAGLPVERSRDTFLNEHKQFAGLSADISSIFENWDLSLFMVEQRVDDLVDRRAIGGEVRYFDPEKSLFSLLDYDIFHEEVSIFMLQGNWRLEDETRMYMNLDYRNTPILSTSNALSGQVDPDTSLVIESIEELQNFYTDDEIYELARDRTAETTSFSFGINRPFSKTLQLSGDITVSKTGATPESGGVPATEETDNEFFYTFQVIKNDLLKKGDIGILSLRYSDANTSDTFRVGVSSRYPITNAWRINPRIDLSYRQNDDNDGSRKSISPFFRMDYRYRKNMTFELEGGLNWFEEDDGIEVTDFTDYFFYGGYRWDF
- the serS gene encoding serine--tRNA ligase; the protein is MLDPRLLRNNLDEVARQLARRGYQLDTEQISTLEAQRKQLQVESQELQNQRNSRSKSIGKAKAAGEDIEPLLAEVAALGDQLKASQEALSKVQETLSDITLGIPNLPHESVPAGRDEEDNREERRWGEPREFDFEPKDHVDLGDTSGLLDFEAAARITGSRFAVMAGPLARMHRALIQLMLDTHTTEHGYTEAYVPYMVNADSLRGTGQLPKFEEDLFKLCGESEYYLIPTAEVPVTNLIRDQIIDADYMPRKWVAHTPCFRSEAGSYGKDTRGMIRQHQFEKVELVQAVAASHSFQALEELTGHAEAILQKLELPYRVVTLCTGDIGFSSTKTYDLEVWLPGQNRYREISSCSNFIDFQARRMQARWRNPETGKPELVHTLNGSGLAVGRTLVAVMENYQQADGSITVPELLRGYMGGLEKIG